In Trifolium pratense cultivar HEN17-A07 linkage group LG7, ARS_RC_1.1, whole genome shotgun sequence, a genomic segment contains:
- the LOC123894235 gene encoding glutaredoxin-C6-like has translation MMSTNLNSPSSSSTSSSSSLSMDLDESTETRIQRLISEHPVIIFTRSSCCMCHVMKNLLSTIGVHPTVIQLDDNEIPSLPTSDHTLAPAAFIGGICIGGLESLVALHVTGHLVPKLVQVGALWNSI, from the coding sequence ATGATGAGTACTAACTTAAACTCACCCTCCTCTtcttcaacttcttcctcaTCATCCTTATCCATGGATCTAGACGAATCCACCGAAACTCGAATCCAACGACTCATATCCGAACACCCTGTCATCATCTTCACCCGATCCTCCTGTTGCATGTGCCACGTCATGAAGAATCTCCTCTCCACCATCGGCGTTCATCCAACCGTTATCCAATTGGACGACAACGAGATCCCCTCTCTTCCTACCTCCGATCATACTCTCGCTCCTGCCGCTTTCATCGGCGGAATCTGTATCGGCGGATTGGAATCCCTTGTCGCTCTTCATGTCACCGGTCACCTCGTTCCCAAACTCGTTCAAGTCGGTGCTCTCTGGAATAGTATTTGA